From the genome of Stanieria cyanosphaera PCC 7437:
TAGTTAAGTATTAAGTAGTCCAAAAATTTCCTCGAAAAGTTGGGCGTATTCGGCTCTTGCCGTGATAGCTGGTTTGCCTGTCATCGTCCAAATGGTTGCATTTTGTCCAGGCGCATCACTAATAACTTCTCGGTCATGAATAACTGTCTTGAGTGCTAAGACTCCAGGAACGGTTTTTAAAAAACGAGTAGCTTCCTCTTTGAGGCGAGTTCCCGATTTAGCTCGATTGATAAAAATAGCTCCGAGGGGCGAACCCTGTCGCATCTCTTGAGCTTGATTGATTAATAATACGGCTTTGAGAGTTGAACTGAGGTCGAGAACTTTAGGCTGAATCGGTACAATGACCAAATCGACACGAGCCAGTATAGCTTTAGTTTCATCTTCTAATCGTCCTGCTGGCCCATCAACAACTATATATTCGTATTTTTGAGCTAGCTGAGGAATTTCTTCAAAAAGTTGCTCTTTGTCGCTAATTACCTGTGTGGGAATTGATGGAGTCAGATTGTACAACCATTGAGAGGAAGAGTTTTGAGAATCGGCATCAATAAGCAGAGTAGTTTGTTTCTTTTGTACTGCTAAATAATAAGCAAGATGAACGGCAGTAGTAGTTTTGCCAGTTCCTCCTTTTTGATTGGCTAATGCGATGATATGGCTCATCTGGAAGTGGGTTATTTTACCTCATCTAAGGTAATCCTACCTTGATTGAAAGGGCAGAAAAATTAATGATGTGATCAGAAAATTAAGACAATCGCTCTGTCGATGTTGCCAAATTAATATTTAAAGTTGAAAAACTCGAACTAAAAATCACACGATTTGCTTGGGAAAGAAATTAAGACCATTGCTACAAAATTGATTTCAAACTACAGAAACATCTCGTCTTTGTTGGAAAATTTTGATTTCTATGGATACTTTCTCAAAGTAATGATTTGAAAGGCGAAAGGAAGCACAAACTTTGTCTGTTTTAATTCTGGTATCTTTACAAACTCTTCACGGAATTCCAGTGGAAGTCTCGATCAAAATTTATTCTAAGTTTCCATAATATGGACATAGGAAAAATTTTTTTTTGAACCCATGAACCAGAATTCCGCCACAGAAAACCAGACTCGACCAGAAGACCTGCAAACCAA
Proteins encoded in this window:
- a CDS encoding ParA family protein, which encodes MSHIIALANQKGGTGKTTTAVHLAYYLAVQKKQTTLLIDADSQNSSSQWLYNLTPSIPTQVISDKEQLFEEIPQLAQKYEYIVVDGPAGRLEDETKAILARVDLVIVPIQPKVLDLSSTLKAVLLINQAQEMRQGSPLGAIFINRAKSGTRLKEEATRFLKTVPGVLALKTVIHDREVISDAPGQNATIWTMTGKPAITARAEYAQLFEEIFGLLNT